A window of Kyrpidia spormannii genomic DNA:
CGAAGGGCGTAGGCGAAGGGCAACGGGTGGAGAATCCCGTACCACCGAGGTCCGTTTGAGCGAAGGGGGGACACAGGAGGACAGGGGAGCGGCCGGCTGGAAGAGGCCGTCCAAGCGGCGAGGGTGTTGTGCAGGGAAATCCGCACAACGGGCGCCTGAGCCGTGAAGGGGAGGGAAGCATGAGTACCGAAGTCCCTGGGTTCACACTGGCGAGAAAAGCCTCTAGCGAGGACCTGGGTGCCCGTACCGGAAACCGACACAGGTTGGCACGGAGAGGATCCGAAGGCGACCGGGAGAACTCTCGTTAAGGAACTCGGCAAAATGGCCCCGTAACTTCGGGAGAAGGGGCGCTCCGGTAGGGTGAGGGAGAGATTCTGAGCCCGAGGGAGCCGCAGAGGAGAGGCCCAAGCGACTGTTTAGCAAAAACACAGGTCTCTGCGAAGCCGGAAGGCGAGGTATAGGGGCTGACGCCTGCCCGGTGCTGGAAGGTTAAGGGGAAGGGTGAGAGCCCTGAACCGAAGCCCCAGTAAACGGCGGCCGTAACTATAACGGTCCTAAGGTAGCGAAATTCCTTGTCGGGTAAGTTCCGACCCGCACGAAAGGCGTAACGACTTGGGCGCTGTCTCAACGAGAGACCCGGTGAAATTGTAGTCCCTGTGAAGATGCAGGGTACCCGCGGCTAGACGGAAAGACCCCGTGGAGCTTGACTGTAGCCTGATATGGGAGATGGGTCGGTCATGTACAGGATAGGTGGGAGGCAGGGAACTCCGGGCGCCAGCCCGGGGGGAGCCGACGTTGGGATACCACCCTTGGCGGATTGATCTTCTAACCTGCGGCCGTGAACCGGTCGGGGGACAGTGTCAGGTGGGCAGTTTGACTGGGGCGGTCGCCTCCTAAAAGGTAACGGAGGCGCCCAAAGGTTCCCTCAGCGCGGATGGACATCGCGCGGCGAGTGCAAAGGCACAAGGGAGCTTGACTGCGAGAGAGACAACTCGAGCAGGGACGAAAGTCGGGCTTAGTGATCCGGCGGCACTGAGTGGAAGGGCCGTCGCTCAACGGATAAAAGCTACCCCGGGGATAACAGGCTGATCTCCCCCAAGAGTCCACATCGACGGGGAGGTTTGGCACCTCGATGTCGGCTCATCGCATCCTGGGGCTGAAGTCGGTCCCAAGGGTTGGGCTGTTCGCCCATGAAAGCGGTACGCGAGCTGGGTTCAGAACGTCGTGAGACAGTTCGGTCCCTATCTGCCGCGGGCGGAGGAAACTTGAGAGGGGCTGTCCTTAGTACGAGAGGACCGGGATGGACCGACCGCTGGTGTCCCAGTTGTGCCGCCAGGCGCACCGCTGGGTAGCCAAGTCGGGGAGGGAGAAGCGCTGAATGCATCTAAGCGCGAAGCCCGCCTCAAGATGAGGTTTCCCACACCGCAAGGTGGTAAGACCCCTTGGAGAAGACGAGGTAGATCGGTCCGGCGTGGAAGCGCCGCGAGGCGTGAAGCGGACGGATACGAATCGGTCGAGGCTTTCTCAAGCTGTGGTGGCTTTTCGGTTTTGAGGGAACGAGGGTCGGGTGACAAGAGCGGAGGGGAAACACCTGTCACCATTCCGAACACAGAAGTGAAGTCCTCCAGCGCCGATGGTACTTGGGCCGCAGGGCCCTGGGAGAGTAGGACGTTGCCGGGCGCGTTCCCGCAAGCCCCGCAGGATCTTTCCTGCGGGGCTTTGTTCTACCCGGGTGCCCTTGACACCGCAGAGGAGTTTGCTACACTGGCCATAATATCCACGACCGCAACCATTGGGGGTATCAACATGTGGCACCGGAAATTTGAAAAAGAGGGATTGACCTTTGACGACGTTCTCTTAATTCCTGCTAAATCAGAGGTTCTACCGAGCGAAGTCGATGTGAGCACCCGCCTGACCCGGGAGATTCGGCTGAACATCCCTTTGATGAGCGCCGGAATGGATACGGTCACCGAAGCGAAGATGGCTATCGCCATGGCCCGGGAAGGGGGCATCGGAATTATCCATAAAAACATGTCGATCGCCAAACAAGCTGAGGAAGTCGACCGGGTCAAACGTTCGGAAAGCGGCGTGATCACCGATCCGATTTATCTCACTCCCGATCACAGCGTGGCTGAAGCGGAACAACTGATGGCCAAGTACCGAATATCCGGTGTACCCATCGTCGATGAAAAGGGCCGCCTCGTCGGCATTATTACAAACCGCGATCTCCGCTTCGAACAAAACCACTCCCGCCTTATCGCCGAGGTCATGACGAAAGAAAACCTCGTCACAGCCCCCGTCGGTACAACCCTCGAAGAAGCGAAGCGCATTCTTCAAGAACACAAGATTGAAAAGCTGCCCCTGGTAGACGAACAGTATATTCTTCGGGGATTGATCACGATTAAAGACATTGAGAAGGCCCGCCAGTTTCCCAACGCGGCCAAGGATGCCCGAGGGCGTTTGTTGGTGGGCGCAGCGGTGGGGGTGTCGAAAGATACGTTTGAGCGAGTAGAAGCGTTGGTGTCGGCGCACGTGGACGTTATCGTCGTCGATACGGCCCACGGCCACTCCAAAGGAGTATTGGACACCGTCAAGGCCATCCGGCACAAGTACCCGGATCTACAGTTGATCGCTGGGAACGTGGCTACTGGGGAAGGAGTGAGAGATCTTATCGAGGCGGGGGCCGATGCAGTCAAAGTTGGCATTGGACCCGGGTCGATCTGTACCACACGGGTGGTGGCCGGAATCGGGGTGCCGCAAATCACAGCGATTTATGATTGTGCCGCCGTCGCCCGGGACTACGACATCCCCATCATCGCCGATGGAGGCATTAAATATTCCGGTGACATTACGAAGGCGATTGCCGCCGGAGCTGATACCGTCATGATCGGAAGTCTCCTCGCAGGGACCGAAGAGAGCCCCGGGGAGATCGAAATTTATCAGGGAAGGAGTTTTAAAGTCTACCGGGGCATGGGATCCCTGGGGGCGATGAAAGAAGGCAGCAAGGACCGGTATTTCCAGGAAGATGCCAAGAAGCTGGTGCCAGAGGGAATTGAGGGGCGGGTACCTTACCGGGGCCCCTTGTCCGAAACGGTATACCAGCTGATCGGCGGCCTCCGAGCGGGAATGGGGTACTGCGGGGTACGCAACATTCACGAGTTGAAGGAGGATACGCGGTTTATCCGCATCACTGCCGCCGGTCTTCGGGAAAGCCATCCCCATGACGTTCAGATCACTAAAGAGGCTCCCAACTACAGCGTGTGAGAGCCCCCATAACACCACAGTCTAATCCCCCGCCTATCCTCGCGATCGTCTCACAGGGTAGGCGGTCTCTTTACTTTTGCCGTTGTACGCAGATGTGGTTGCGGGGTATAATTTCGCCCATTACGGGGACGAGCGTGGTATAATGACTCCGGATGTGAAGGATCCTGATCGTGGAGGGCGAAGTGGTGGGACGTATACAACGCCGCTGGTTTGTAGGATTTGTCGCGGTTGTCGTGTTTTTGGCCGCCGTGGTGGCGGGAATGCCGATGAAGGGACAGGCCGACGGGGTAGTCTGGCCGGCACCGCCGCATTTGACAACGCCTTCAGCGGTGT
This region includes:
- the guaB gene encoding IMP dehydrogenase, yielding MWHRKFEKEGLTFDDVLLIPAKSEVLPSEVDVSTRLTREIRLNIPLMSAGMDTVTEAKMAIAMAREGGIGIIHKNMSIAKQAEEVDRVKRSESGVITDPIYLTPDHSVAEAEQLMAKYRISGVPIVDEKGRLVGIITNRDLRFEQNHSRLIAEVMTKENLVTAPVGTTLEEAKRILQEHKIEKLPLVDEQYILRGLITIKDIEKARQFPNAAKDARGRLLVGAAVGVSKDTFERVEALVSAHVDVIVVDTAHGHSKGVLDTVKAIRHKYPDLQLIAGNVATGEGVRDLIEAGADAVKVGIGPGSICTTRVVAGIGVPQITAIYDCAAVARDYDIPIIADGGIKYSGDITKAIAAGADTVMIGSLLAGTEESPGEIEIYQGRSFKVYRGMGSLGAMKEGSKDRYFQEDAKKLVPEGIEGRVPYRGPLSETVYQLIGGLRAGMGYCGVRNIHELKEDTRFIRITAAGLRESHPHDVQITKEAPNYSV